The Papaver somniferum cultivar HN1 unplaced genomic scaffold, ASM357369v1 unplaced-scaffold_114, whole genome shotgun sequence region TTTATTGTTAATCATTAAGACATTGAAACATTAACTTACTCGTTCCATGTTGCACATTTTCAAATGCATGCATACCAAGTGTCAATATCGTGCAAAAACCACCACGGTTATGATTTGGTCGGGCCACATACATCAAGTGTGTGGCCCCTCTTATATTAGTGAAACCTGTTATAACTAAAAACCTGCCTTCTCCAAATATCTTTCAAGATTTCACTTTTTAAGAAGAAATATGGAGTTAAGAAAAAAAACTAGTTACATTGACGATTTTGgaactttattttcttatttataaTAGATGTCACAAAATTAAATATATGTGGCCCGACTACATTGTATTTGCACCGTTCAAAAACATAGTGTAATTTCGTATTATACCAAGCCAATTAAGCAGTGTCTCTCTTCATTACAGTCTTACTCATCTCTTAGAGTCCTACTCTGTTTATCTATTCTCGTATTACATAAGAACTCTATTTGAATTGTGATTATGGCACAGTTTATTTGGTGTGTGTTTGTAGATAGTTGCTTAggatttttataaataaatttcAATCGATATCTCTCCCTATAGTTCCTAGgtgttctttatttttattaacttATTTTCTTTACATACATATGATTTGGTTTTTCGGAATTCTGATCTTTTAGAAGATGCAGTCAGTCCATCTATATTGTCATTGCGTCTGATACGCCTTTATGAATGTGTAAATGGAATATGTTTCAATGTGTCAGACCAATGAGCATTGAATTTGAagcgttcatcttcttcattcaattTTATAGTGTTGTAATGTTACAAGATTGCTACctttaatttattaatttttggACTCGGGAAAATTTTATGTTCGAATTCGattaaatttcattatgataagTGAAAATCAAACTAAACGGGGATGCGTAGTTTGGGTGGAAATAAGTATATGGGTTAATCTTTGGTATTGGTGGTGGTTTCTACCCAACCCGAGATGTCGTCTTCTCTATCCGACGGACAGCTTAAGAACTCGGAAAATAGAAATCGATTGTAGTCTGAATCATTCGGTTAAATTTCATCTTGGTGAAATTAAATAAATCATTTCGGTCATGCACCGAAATCGAGTTATCGAACAGTCATGGATGTGATAAACATTACGATATTCTTTTATAgctcaaattttttatttttggtatcaAAATTCCACCAATAAGTTTATATTTTAGAAACCCATAGTTGGTTATGGAAGGAAAAAAAACCTTTTAATTGGTTATGGAAGGAAAAAAATACCTTTCAATTAGGAATACTAATAGTTGATTATAGTAATAACATTCTAACAAATAAGTATATTATTTTAAAAAACGAGAAAAAATTGTGTAGCAATTTTTTTGTTTATCACGCCCCctaatattttgttttctttttttttccacaaAATAAAGATCGCTGAACGTAAAGTTTTCATCCACAATAAGTTTATTTTGTGGATGAAAACATAGATATCAATAAGAATTTTAGTTGGATACTTCAAAAGAGGATATAATTAATGGTGTGGATGCCAGCAAAAAATGAAAGTTTTCTgtaaaaagtgcttacaagaaGGTCACTATGAGTAACTATGGAGTCATTATCAATGGAAGAATAATTCAAGACAAAATCTGGAGAAAGCTTTGGAAGACTAAAACTGCTCATAGAATAAAACTTATTGTATGGAAATGCATACATGAAGATAATTCAACAAGAATGAAACTGAGCTTGCACAACACCAGTATTCAAACACAGTGTGCCATCTGCCATCAGAGTGAGGAAACTATGGAGCATTTACTTTTTAATTGCAGACATGCTTGGAGGGTCTGGAAAATGTTTGATATAAACATTGAGGAAGTTCAAAGAAGAGGTATTAGTGTCTCTGAATGGATGGAAAGTTGGTTTCAGAACAATAATGGCGCCATTGGGGAAAAGATACTATACACCATGATGCTATGTGTCTGGATAATTTGGAAAGGTAGATGTGATGTAGTATTTCAGGGGGTATCTCTTAACTCTTTTACATCCATGCACAAAATACAATATCATCTGCAGTCCCATTTCCATGATAACAATGCATCCACTCATAATATCAAAACTCATAGAACCTCTCATTGGAAACTTCCTATGCATGATATTCTAAAATTGAATGTTGACGCTTCTTATGATTATGATACTAACCAAAGTGGTATTGGTATTGTTATACGTTCTCATACAGGAAAATGCGAAGGGATCAAAGGAAGCTATGCAGATGGAATACTGAGTCCGGAGATGAGCGAATGCATGGCAGTACGTGAAGCATTGATATGTGCCAAAGACAAACAATTTCAACGAATTCACATAGAAGCCGATGCAAAACTTGTTATCCAGTCAATAACAGGCGACATTCTTCTCATACAATGGGAGAATAAAACCCTTCTTAAGGAAATCATTCATTTAAGCTCAAGTTTTTTACATTGCTCTTTTTCTTATATTGGTAGAGATAACAATCGAGTAGCCGATGCAGTTGCAAAAACTGTCAGGGGAACAACTACTAATTTAGATCTTATTAATAATTTCCCTGAAGAACTATGTAACCGTCTGGCAAGCGATAACAACCTTgccaataattaattaaaatcattccttctacatcaaaaaaaaaaataataagaattttAGTTTTCACCATCTCTGAATTACATTTTAAAAGAAGAATATAGTGGTGATGAATTCAATTTTTCTGAATAGATTTTCATTAGCAATCCCATGATGCGAAAATGTGTGCTATGCGAAAATTTTAGTTTTCACATTAACTTTCACTAATCATATCACCTCTAGCAAAGACATAAATTGGTGAAAATCAGTTCTCGAGAATTATGACCGGTAATTACCAAAAAGAAAAGACTAGTGAAAAATCAATAGTTTACCTATAACAAAGTCAAAGACATTGTACAAATAGGAGTAATATCGATCAATAACAAAAAGATCGAACTTCCAACACAAGATTAattaaaactcaaaaaaaaaaagacgactAGTACAAAATCAATATTTTACCTATAACAAAATAGAAAACGTCGTGAAAAAGGGAGTAATACCgatcaacaacaaaatcaaaatattaagacaagatcaatcaaaacaaaagaCAATAATGTCTCGCTTGGCATAGTTAACTAAAAACCGAGAAAAGAATATTCGAACAAATATCCTAAAAATCGAGGAATCTAAATTTCTAGACAAGGTTCACAACGTCAATCGAACTTTTTAGCCAATATTAATCAAAACGAATAGCAATGACTTTTCTTTGATGTAGATTAACCAAAATTAGGAAGAGGATATTAAATATCctatcaattgataatctataaTTTCCCATTTTCTACAAAGATCAAAAtataaaatgtaaaagaaaagatataaaaaataccATGGAATTGAAGGTCGGAGGATTTCCTTGATTAATAATCATACTACCAAGTTTTTAGATCTTAtctttacacaaaaaaaaaagttggatgGATTAGTTGACCAGCATAACATAAGAAGAAAAATATAACTTTGGAAAGACATTTTGgagcaaaatcaaaattttaaatattttgtTGTAGTAATTACTTGTCATGGTCAACAACTGTAAAAATGGATCAGTAAGCATTATTCACAGAAGTCGTCTGTAGTCATATCAGTTATTCATGTTCTTATTCATCTGAGTTGAAGACTCACTAGCCAGATATCCTTGTCCAACATATGTGTTAATCAGTCTATATCGCATGTACTCTTTGTCTAAGATATTTTGTATGTTAATGCCTTACTTTTCTATCTATCTGTCTATAATTCAAAGGCATATTCaaatggttgttgattttcagatTTCAAAACAATCGTTCTGAATCAGAATATCTAACACAAAACAATGTTCTCTGACGAAGATTCGCATCTCAAGTCTCTGGATGACGTATTAACTAGCTTTTGCATACAGTTCATGACCGGTAGTTATGCGTACTAAACATGAAATATGCGGAATAGATTGCACGAAGACAGACTCGCAAAGGTTTAATCCTCGATTGGACACCTCAATTCAACTTTTTACGAACTGCACAAAAGTAGCGTGCTAAACCTTCTGACATCTATCTATTATATAATATGAAATGATTTTTGAagatttagtttatttttttcttttttaaatgaaTAATACGCATATTATACTTTAGTTATACTTAATGGGTTTTCTCATCTTTTTGGTGAGCCAGAGATACACTGTGGTCCATGCTTGGCAAAGATTTTCATGGATTCTACGGGTAAATGGGCGCccctgttggatattttcaaggtttgccgcTACGCAGGGTTTACGGTGATCGACCTGTTGGtgaacagacgcgtctcttcccataagccacCATTGATGGTTTTTGGAAGCGTCTAttggtgatgaaacgacactaccaacaATCATGAATATCCctataagtagcgaagatgttctcccTTTCTGATAATCAATTCAACTTGTTTTCTCTCTTTCTAGAGCATCATCGGGAACCTTTctcgtgtgttcttggttgggtcaaggggtacaaaccttgaatccaaTTTTCTGTTGTAGgactttcattgtatcctgaaggcattgtttcgcatacctgttgtaatcgccaattgatattgggagggtagaaataatcGTCTAAAAGAAATCTATTCGAGCCTTGAAAGTCAAGAGTACAACAATTTCTTTTCTGTTTATTTCATCCTCTGTTTGAACCCATTTTCCAATAGTTTTAGATGATTAGTTTCTGACAATGGAGGGTGAATATTCAAATTCAAATGttactgctcaatctctgcaagtgatgaaccaaaccctaactcgattgcaacgttttgatggtgataaTTTTACTCGTTCGCAAGAGACtatgaagtttttcctgatcaccatcagcTTGTGGTAATACTTGAAGACGGTTTGGATGAAATTCCTGCACCATCAGAAAAAGACACTGATGATTTGAAGGCCAAAAGGAAGAAGCATCAGGAAGATGATTTTATGTGTCGTGATCATATTTTGAATGACCTGGGGACTAGGGCCTATAATGCCCATCGAAGTATTGCGACTGCAAAGGAATTATGGACTAAGCTTGAGAAAAAATACAAGATtcctgaagcaagcaacaagaaattcttGATTTCCAATTTCATGGACTTCAAATTGGTTGACAATAAGTCAATATTTTCCCAGGTCAGTGAATCTCTACTCattgttaatcatcttaaggatgctggatTTGAACTTGTGCCTGCCGTTATTTTCAGAGTAATTATTGCTCGTCTTCCTCCATCTTGGAATAGTTATAGGAAGAAACTTATGCATGCCGAAACTGATTATGATTTGGAAGGTTTACAGTGTCATCTTCGTATTGAAGAAGACTCTCGTAAACGAGAAATTAAGGATAGTCAGCAAACTGAGGATCATTCTAAGGTTAATAGTGTAGAATTTTCTAAGACACCAAATGCTTTGAAACCTAATAATGATACTCATTTAAGATGCaacatcccaacaagaagagtaagaagaagggaAATTGCTACTTCTGTGATAACCCCGGCCATCTTGCTCATGACTTTcatctcaaaaagaaacaacaaggacaaaaaaaggaggcaaatatggtcgatgacaaactgGCTATTGTAGTGCAAGTCGCCAATGTCGTTTCAAATAATAAGGTtggatggtggtacgacaatggtTCAACTGTCCACATCTGTAAGGATAGACatctttacaagacatatgaACCGGTCATTGGCGAAGGAAACGAAGTTATCTCTGCAAACAACTTACACAACAAAGTGATTGGAAAAGCCATTGTTGAACTCTAgtttacttcgggaaagactgttACTCTTACTAATGTGTTACATGTCCCCGACATTGTGAAAAACCTTGTTTCTGGAGACCTTGTTATGAGGGCCGGATTCAAGATGACTTATAAATCTAGTAAGTTTGTAttgtccaaaaatggtgtgtttgtaagacaaggatatgcttgtaatggaatgattaagcttaatttaataaataatggttctaCTTATACTGTTGACTGCGTTgatttatggcatggtagattaggacatgtgaattatggttcccTCAGAAACATGAGAAAATTAGGAttgatttctgattgcaattttgataATATTTCTAAGTGTGAAATCTGTGTACAAGCAAAAATACTTAGAATTTCCTTTAAGTCTGTAATTAGAAATTCTTCCTTGCTTGAATTAGTACATGATGTAGTATTTATAGTGATAAGTAAAGTATCGTTCGCTCGGACTCGTAGAGGTTTGATTCAACActtaaaatagaaaacactaaaaataaagataatatatacaaaaggttgtcacaaatatcgagagaGAGTAGGAAtcaagattccaccattaatcacattcaattggttcatataatgattcttaacaattatagctctttgGTAGACTCTTATTATTTTCCAAAGGTTTATTTCTAAAATGGTAGATGTACATCACAAGCATGGTATATCAAAagatcttacgtctaagcatataccatcaaacgaaatcacaactaattaataaaaatcataaatcgattaaacataatgcaaaaagtcaaaagaatcaaatatagttaccactcaattgtgaaacatggcttcctccattgtcctagtgatggggtttagctcatgatggTGAAAACAAGCTCAATATAATAACTCatggcttaataggtgttttattgaatAAAATATAATAGAAAGTAATTCGCAACGCTGTATCACTGTTACAGACGTCACTATTACAGTTGGGTGgctgttacaaagaaaagatgactgTTGTGTATAAACCGTGATCTATTcatcgtgttcttcttcttctccgacaGTCTCGCCTGCAACTCCACCTGCAACTACCCTAACACCTCTGCTCGGTCCCCAAAGTCTCGATTaccccctctaggactcccagtAGTGTTTATATATACCACAGCACCGTTCAAACCCGATTAAATTCTCTATTTTGTTCATACGAAAGTCTCGGACTTTTTTTCCACATATATCTTCCATACGCGGCTTTCATTAAAACATAGTTATTCAAAACTTTTCTTAGGATAGAAACAAATCgaacagaagatattttctttcttcagTTCACGTAATAACTAAAAACAACCCCAGAGTATTACTCCTCCCCTGTTTTAGATAATTCCCGAGAATACAAGGATTTGATTCCTTTTTAACTTCACAAAACAGGTCACCGCTTCTTTATACTCGTATCAAGCCCATATTGATCCATATCCAAAAAGAAAGCTCGCGAAAATCTCTTCCAGAATCAATCCAAACTTTACGCAGGTGAATAAGTTTCTTCCCTGTTTAGCCGAGAACCGATTATCCAGCCTAGTTTGATCTGTTGAATCTCTTATAACAGCCCTGTTTAGTCAAGTATAGTCCAACCCAAACATGCTTCGTGATTGAATCTCTGCCAGACACGCCCAACTGTGCCAGTAAAACACGCAGGAGAAGAAaacaatttcccgccaaaactcgtttGAATGATTGAAGAAGGACTGCCCTGAATCCAAAGTTTAGGAGCCTCTATCCACTGGATGCCCTGGGGTGTAAACATCaagtggatgccccttagtaacttAGGTTCCCCTTATCTAAatgaggggtgcctttagtagttttctcccacgagcgcaaataccacttttcgagacaAATTCTCTGgaaaagcttatttttccaaaaatacttacaaagacataaaaggccaaaataaatacaaaatgggtactaacaatatagaaaatcgagaataacatagacacataaatgcgtctatcaaatacccccaaacttattattcgctagtcccgagcaaatcaaatatacaaaataaaatcctaactcactgtcgcaggcatcgaaggttgcatttagcgtatgcaacaagcctttaaacccctatgtggccctagtggccgagttatagtctcgggagggcttaccagaggtatacccacaaaacctttatactccagaccctagatatctacacagaaccttggaaggcactaaagaatctccttggttggcatacttattgactactggaggaagtaccctgatgcgaaattccaattgttgtacacgagttcgcactcaagcatactaaaattcatatgaagtgatagagctctactcagatagtcgcactatggacatcaatatccggagtcaaaactaatcacatggatagatcaagaagatggatatagaaaaacatagatggttttgatgtttactaggtgaacggtgtttctcatatctgtctgaaggcctccgctaaattgaacctatcctaatggactgagatactagtctaactaatatcaacacaatgtCATAtaaaagggtaccagtggtcgataatcctaactctaggtcaacactactggcatatacaagggttccagtgatcgactttattgaatttattccagttggtcttatggtctggtctcaatttctctttttttcttttttctctcttttttttttttttttttttttttttttgtatctcaatcactctaattcaccctagcattggtaaaaacttgaatcgtgagccccacctaatcacttagagaaacatagtttaaaaacaaaacaaaataaaaacagaagtgaaaaggactcaacgagatatggtgaaactatcatgttatttctaacacctgagctctgtgcttttatgaatagactctttagatgtttccatccagtcagattggttcctcaactcctacaaccaaaatgctttcatccacttagattggttagtgccatccttaataggcataaatttctaggctctggagtttaattatgcaactaaaaagtttctcctatacccccaaacttaaatctaacattgtcctcaatgttctaaagatcaaattaaaagcatgaacaaggagaaactgttaccattttaagcaaaagagataaggaaagatattaccgtgttgcatgataatgggttacctcccaagaagtgctaagtttaatgtcttcagcagactaagaaaggattagtcaccttataaaatcataaagtaatagacgaaatatctgtgggtcatcaaaaccaaatagagctatcacaagtaaaaggaatctgcaacatgccaagaaaatgaacaaataaagcacacccttgtctagtttcctgtttaagacaactacatctagttgtggttcaggttcaggatctatatccaaataaaatattttcattggttgagtttcctcataggttagatccaaatgttcaggttctagagtctggaaaaactcaaataaaaacttagaagcacataataataacctgaataattgaggatcctctaagtcaatcagatttgacttacacaactgaccacaatgagagtggtgatcttccttaaacaagtatgccgaccctaatctcctaaaataattaggtttagtctcaaaacctaatattcgacacatttgaaaatcaaacattcccacatttggaagaaaaatatttggtgggaaaacaaagtcaatctaggTATCATAgcttgggtaaaccacatcaaccagaggatgggtttctaataactgaaatttcttgtggacatcactaggttcaggaaaacgtgtatgaagataatcttgtaaaatggttgaggcacatatgtcaagtcccaagtgagggacctttctaagagttaaatcacatggagaatgataatcacccccaaacttagagttttcagtgtctctagaaagactagtcacaacttccctaatttcaaggtcatctaattcatgaaaatggtcaattgattcttctaagttaggtacatcctcactcatcttgacgagttcattttctttttctaagtctattgtttctaaatcgctagactctataacagtattctcagaataaactcgttcctctaaaccattatcgacttcgtaaacaggaaatactacatcgtctaaaacgggggtatctctagtaaaatcctcgtccttttgaataggtgaataattattaaaattatttggatttgaactagaaataatattatcatcgtaaagcttaattggagtaacaaattcctgatcactatgcctacatatttcaaattcttcatcaacattatcctcatcataatcatcattataataacatgaaaatggttgaacctcatctaaacaagtagtgtaaccaattttatcctcgtcatcctgattatgcaaataactatcctcattttaaagggtactattggaaacactatattggaaattaagagtatcttgagtagttctttcctgggcctctaacaacattttctgagtcgactcacatgacttcctgattttatctaggaaagaaggttcacacgttgcattgcttttattcataactaagttattcatctcagctgaactatgtgtcgactcaagtaacttttgtgtcgactcagctaacttacatgcgGACTCTAGTAGAGAAGAATCGTACGACCGATGggcgtatggatagtaattggtctcaccatggtatggaccataaccttcaaaaggctgatgttcctaaacactattcacactatggtcaaagtagtaacgtccattttgaaactcagtcggatattcgttgtattggctattgtaataccagttcgacactCTCTTGCAGGGGTGtgacacaaaataaaacccactgataggggattcgtgggtggatagagtcttacctctcgtaccagacgggcaatgaaccgttgaagtcgactgaGGCCACCGActcgatgtcagtgtacgaatccgaggggccgagacagtatcgtaactgtcgtccttccctgcaaacagtttatattcaattttaacccttccttagggtttaaaaataaaaatgtccaaaaaagaaaagaaaaattacaaaaataaaaccatatttacagtttctaaaaataaaacaaaataactatataaaaaatcttcttcttcactcctttcagattcctcttctctttccttctctggcgatgctttccttttacatcaatttttctttccttgtagcttcgctccaaatctgaaaagaatcgaaaaataccaaaacgcgtaaaaaagaacaaaaataataaaaagaaaaagaaacctaaaacatatctaaatacaagtccgcgtcggcggcgccaaaaattgatgtagtattTATAGTGATAAGTAAAGTATCGTTCGCTCGGACTCGTAGAGGTTTGATTTAACActtaaaatagaaaacaataaaaataaagataatatatacaaaaggttttcacaaatatcgagagagactaggactcaagattccaccattaatcacattcaattggttcatataatgattcttaacaattatagctcttttgtAGACTCTTATTTTTTTCCAAAGGTTGATTTCTAAAATggtagatgtaaatcacaagcatggtatatcaaaagatcttacgtctaagcatataccatcaaacgagatcacaactaattaatgaaaatcataaatcgattaaacataatgcaaaaagtcaaaagaatcaaatatagttaccactcaattgtgaaacatggcttcctccattgccatagtgatggggtttagctcatgatggtgaaaacaagctcaaaataataactcatggcttaataggtgttttattgaataaaatataatataaagTAATTTGCAACGTTGTATCACTGTTACAGACGTCACTGTTACAGATGGGTGGCTGTTATAAAGAAAAGATGACTGTTGTGTATAAACCGTGATCTATTCATCgtgttcttgttcttcttcttctccggcaGTCTCGCCTGCAGCTTCCCTGCAACTACACCTGCAGCTACCCTAACACCTCTGCTCGGTCCCCAAAGTCTTGATTACCCTCTCTGGGACTCCCAGTAGTGTTTATATATACCACAGCACCGTGCAAACCCGATTAAATTCTCTATTTTGTTCATACGAAATTCTCGGACTTTTGTTCCACATATATCTTCCATACGCGGATTTCATTAAAACATATCTATTCAAAACTTTTCTTAGGATAAAAACAAATCGAACAGAAGATATCTATTCACGTAATAACTAAAATCAACCCCCGAGTATTACTCCTCCCCTATTTTAGATAATTCCCGAGAATACAAGGATTTGATTCCTTTTTAACTTCACAAAACACGTCACCGCTCCTTTATACTCGTATCAAGCCCATATTGatccatatccaaaaataaatctCGCGAAAATCTCTTCCAGAATCAATCCAAACTTTATGCAGGTGAATAAGTTTCTTCCCTGTTTAGCCGAGAACCGATTATCCAGCCCAGTTTGATCTGTTAAATCTCTTATAACATCCCTCTTTAGTCAAGTATAGTCCAACCCAAACATGCTTCGTGATTGAATCTCTGCCAGACACGCCCAACTGTGCCAGTAAAACACGCAGGAGAAGAAaacaatttcccgccaaaactcgtttGAATGATTGAAGAAGGACTGCCCTGAATCCATAGTTTAGGAGCCTTTATCCACTGGATGCCTTGGGGTGTAAACATCaagtggatgccccttagtaacttaggtgccccttatccaaatgaggggtgcctttagtagttttctcccactagcgcaaataccacttttcgagacaAATTCTttgcaaaagcttatttttccaaaaacacctacaaagacataaaatgccaaaataaatacaaaatgggtactaacaatatagaaaatcgagaacaaaatagacacacaaatgcgtctatcagtacatCGTGATGTTGGTGATTTAAAAAATCATATGACTCGTGGTGGAAACAAATACTATGTTACTTTTATTGATTATTAcactagatatgcttatacttacttgatgaaatctaaggatgatgtctttgataTGTTCAAAATATAgaaagcagaagtagagacacagTTAGGACagaaaattaagattttacgttcggatcgtggtggtgagtatcttcca contains the following coding sequences:
- the LOC113328867 gene encoding uncharacterized protein LOC113328867, whose amino-acid sequence is MSNYGVIINGRIIQDKIWRKLWKTKTAHRIKLIVWKCIHEDNSTRMKLSLHNTSIQTQCAICHQSEETMEHLLFNCRHAWRVWKMFDINIEEVQRRGISVSEWMESWFQNNNGAIGEKILYTMMLCVWIIWKGRCDVVFQGVSLNSFTSMHKIQYHLQSHFHDNNASTHNIKTHRTSHWKLPMHDILKLNVDASYDYDTNQSGIGIVIRSHTGKCEGIKGSYADGILSPEMSECMAVREALICAKDKQFQRIHIEADAKLVIQSITGDILLIQWENKTLLKEIIHLSSSFLHCSFSYIGRDNNRVADAVAKTVRGTTTNLDLINNFPEELCNRLASDNNLANN